The Amaranthus tricolor cultivar Red isolate AtriRed21 chromosome 6, ASM2621246v1, whole genome shotgun sequence genome has a segment encoding these proteins:
- the LOC130814967 gene encoding uncharacterized protein LOC130814967 — MAPKRNPTQTATVHSTDTDTSAGHANNQAVTRRDLDMLARNLTAAFSEQLRAVINNTPTQQRVLEDMANQIKNLQERIEPHQEIPKSHESQDGNSRTSHSSRRNKKRRERSRTHPSLKWTDQRDDESKTTSRDARTYLESKKQRASESVQSLVDKRREERKKAQLAGSSRPISPVTMPRNEDGRSRLHEDLTPIISPLALEILNTPNPGKIKRSQTWRPSMEHPARRNT, encoded by the coding sequence atggctcccaaaagAAACCCAactcaaaccgccaccgtgcacagcacagatacagacacttccgcaggtcacgctaataatcaagccgtgactcgtcgtgatctggacatgctagcacgaaacctcaccGCCGCTTTCtccgaacaactccgcgccgtcataaataatactcctactcaacaacgagtgTTAGAGGACATGGcgaaccaaataaaaaatttgcagGAACGAATTGAACCCCATCAAGAGATACCaaagtctcatgaatctcaagatgggaactcgagAACTTCCCActccagtagacgcaataagaAAAGGCGGGAGAGATCCAGGACCCACCCAAGTCTCAAATGGACTGACCAACGAGATGATGAATCTAAAACCACCTCTCGAGATGCCCGTACCTACCTGGAAAGCAAGAAGCAAAGGGCATCTGAAAGCGTTCAATCGCTAGTGGATAAgaggagggaagaaaggaaAAAGGCACAACTCGCGGGATCTAGCCGTCCCATTAGTCCCGTCactatgccgcggaatgaggacGGCAGAAGTAGACTTCATGAAGATCTCACACCAATAATTTCTCCGCTGGCCCtggagatactgaatactcctAACCCCGGGAAAATAAAAAGATCCCAAAcatggcggccttcgatggaacATCCTGCCCGGAGGAACACCTGA